In one window of Vibrio sp. JC009 DNA:
- a CDS encoding adenylosuccinate synthase: MGNNVVVLGTQWGDEGKGKIVDLLTDEAKYTVRYQGGHNAGHTLVIDGEKTVLHLIPSGILRDNVKCIIGNGVVLSPDALIKEMKPLEERGIPVRERLFISEACPLILPYHIAMDQAREAARGKKALGTTGRGIGPAYEDKVARRGLRVGDLFDKEAFAEKLKEVMDFHNFQLQHFYKAEPVSYEDVLEQAMGYADLLTSMVIDVTDELDAARKRGDKIMFEGAQGTLLDIDHGTYPYVTSSNTTAGGVAAGSGFGPRHIGYILGIAKAYCTRVGSGPFPTELYDGLDKQDPVGKHLGEVGHEFGATTGRLRRTGWFDAVAMRRAIQINSLSGFCLTKLDVLDGLEELKICTGYKMEDGSVMEVSPMAADEFEKVTPIYETMPGWSENTFGAKSLDALPQAALNYIKRIEELTGVPVDIISTGPDRNETIIKVHPFNS, translated from the coding sequence ATGGGAAATAACGTAGTCGTTCTTGGCACCCAATGGGGTGATGAAGGTAAAGGGAAAATCGTAGACCTTTTAACGGATGAAGCAAAATACACTGTTCGCTATCAGGGCGGGCATAATGCAGGTCATACTCTAGTCATCGACGGTGAAAAAACCGTTCTCCACTTAATTCCATCAGGTATCTTACGCGATAATGTGAAATGTATTATCGGTAACGGTGTTGTTTTGTCTCCTGATGCTTTAATCAAAGAGATGAAGCCACTGGAAGAGCGTGGAATTCCGGTTCGTGAACGTCTGTTCATTTCTGAGGCATGTCCGCTGATTCTTCCGTACCATATTGCAATGGACCAGGCTCGTGAAGCCGCTCGTGGTAAGAAAGCACTTGGTACAACAGGCCGTGGTATCGGTCCTGCTTACGAAGATAAAGTTGCTCGTCGCGGTCTTCGTGTTGGTGATCTTTTTGATAAAGAAGCATTTGCTGAAAAACTGAAAGAAGTAATGGATTTCCATAACTTCCAGCTACAGCACTTCTACAAAGCAGAGCCAGTAAGTTATGAAGACGTTCTTGAGCAGGCTATGGGCTACGCTGATCTTCTGACTTCTATGGTTATTGACGTAACTGATGAGCTTGATGCAGCGCGTAAGCGTGGCGACAAGATCATGTTCGAAGGTGCGCAAGGTACTCTGCTGGATATCGACCACGGTACATACCCGTACGTAACCTCTTCAAACACAACCGCTGGTGGTGTTGCTGCAGGTTCTGGTTTCGGTCCACGTCATATCGGTTACATCCTTGGTATTGCGAAAGCTTACTGTACTCGCGTTGGTTCTGGTCCTTTCCCTACTGAGCTGTATGATGGTCTGGACAAGCAAGACCCTGTAGGCAAACACCTGGGTGAAGTTGGCCACGAGTTTGGTGCGACTACCGGACGTCTGCGCCGTACAGGCTGGTTTGATGCTGTTGCTATGCGTCGTGCAATCCAGATTAACTCTCTGTCTGGTTTCTGCCTGACTAAACTGGACGTACTTGACGGTCTTGAAGAGCTGAAAATCTGTACTGGTTACAAGATGGAAGACGGCTCTGTAATGGAAGTTTCTCCAATGGCGGCTGATGAGTTCGAAAAAGTAACGCCAATCTACGAAACTATGCCAGGCTGGTCTGAAAACACATTCGGTGCAAAATCTCTTGATGCACTGCCACAAGCAGCACTTAATTACATCAAGCGCATCGAAGAGCTGACAGGCGTTCCTGTAGATATTATCTCTACTGGCCCTGACCGTAACGAGACTATTATTAAGGTT
- a CDS encoding DUF2065 domain-containing protein has protein sequence MDRAIFLALGFVLIAEGIGPLIAPNGWRKMVAQLSEQPDNQLRRVGGCLVVAGAVIAFMVA, from the coding sequence ATGGACAGAGCAATTTTTCTGGCACTGGGATTTGTCTTGATAGCAGAAGGAATAGGTCCGCTGATAGCCCCGAATGGCTGGAGAAAAATGGTGGCGCAGCTAAGTGAACAGCCGGACAATCAGCTCAGGCGAGTTGGCGGGTGTCTTGTTGTTGCGGGGGCTGTTATTGCGTTTATGGTTGCCTGA
- the hflC gene encoding protease modulator HflC, whose amino-acid sequence MRKLMIPVLVVAIALTLMSLFVIPEGERGIVIRFGRVLKDNNEVSRIYEPGLHVKMPLFDRVKTLNALIQTMDGRADRFVTSEKKDVIIDSYVKWRIEDFGQYYLATGGGDTLTAQALLERKVTDVLRSEIGSREIKQIVSGPRSNQDAVPVPSSEGLTEASLQALEIDGQRDVIMANVLKDTQVSAMSDLGVRVVDFRMKKINLPDEISDSIYKRMRAERETVARKHRSQGREKAEVIRAQAELEVATVLAEADKTARVTRGEADAKAAGIYSNAYNKDPEFFSFLRSLQAYERSFAEKSDILVLDPKSDFFKYMNEAKGSVSSK is encoded by the coding sequence ATGCGTAAGTTAATGATCCCTGTATTGGTTGTGGCAATAGCTTTAACCCTGATGTCATTGTTTGTTATCCCTGAAGGCGAGCGCGGTATCGTGATCCGCTTTGGCCGGGTACTGAAAGACAACAATGAAGTGTCTCGTATTTACGAGCCGGGTCTGCATGTCAAGATGCCTCTGTTTGATCGCGTGAAGACGCTGAATGCGCTTATTCAGACAATGGATGGTCGTGCTGACCGTTTCGTTACCTCTGAGAAAAAAGACGTAATCATCGATTCCTACGTAAAATGGCGTATTGAAGACTTCGGTCAGTACTACCTGGCAACTGGTGGCGGTGATACGCTGACGGCACAGGCGCTTCTGGAACGTAAAGTAACAGACGTACTGCGTTCTGAGATCGGTTCCCGTGAAATCAAGCAGATCGTTTCTGGTCCTCGTTCTAACCAGGACGCTGTTCCTGTCCCTAGTAGCGAAGGTTTGACTGAAGCTAGCCTTCAGGCTCTTGAGATTGACGGTCAGCGTGATGTCATCATGGCAAACGTACTTAAGGACACTCAGGTAAGTGCAATGAGTGACCTTGGGGTACGAGTGGTTGACTTCCGTATGAAGAAAATCAACCTGCCGGATGAAATCAGTGACTCTATCTACAAGCGTATGCGCGCAGAGCGTGAAACGGTTGCTCGTAAACACCGCTCTCAGGGCCGTGAAAAAGCTGAAGTTATCCGTGCACAGGCTGAGCTTGAAGTAGCAACGGTTCTTGCGGAAGCGGATAAAACAGCTCGTGTAACACGAGGTGAAGCAGACGCAAAAGCTGCGGGTATCTACTCAAATGCATACAACAAAGATCCTGAGTTCTTCAGCTTCCTACGTTCACTGCAAGCCTATGAGCGTTCATTTGCTGAGAAGAGCGATATCCTGGTTCTGGATCCTAAGAGTGACTTCTTTAAGTATATGAATGAAGCGAAAGGTTCGGTTTCGTCGAAATAA